One segment of Primulina tabacum isolate GXHZ01 chromosome 14, ASM2559414v2, whole genome shotgun sequence DNA contains the following:
- the LOC142524673 gene encoding jasmonate-induced oxygenase 2-like: MSVPSDWPEPIVRVQSLSDSGMDTIPERYVKVPEVRPLFGSVSTDVNIPIIDLLGAVHDESRHATMLRNVSEACREWGFFQVVNHGVSPELMDRAQQVWRDFFHKPMEVKHRYANSPKTYEGYGSRLGVEKGAILDWSDYYFLHYLPCNLRDLNKWPDLPNSLREVISEYSEQVVKLGGVLLKILSINLGLKEDFLQKAFGGDDVGACLRVNFYPKCPQPDLTLGLSSHSDPGGITILLPDQHVPGLQVRRDDGWITVKPAPHAFIVNIGDQIQILSNAIYKSVEHRVIVNSHQERVSLAYFYNPKSDLVIEPVNELVTSDKSALYPPMTFDEYRLYMRTKGPKGKSQLGENLRSPR, encoded by the exons ATGAGTGTCCCTAGTGATTGGCCGGAGCCGATAGTCCGTGTCCAGTCCTTATCAGACAGCGGCATGGATACGATTCCCGAGAGATACGTGAAGGTTCCGGAGGTTAGACCCTTGTTCGGTTCGGTCTCGACTGATGTCAATATCCCTATAATCGACTTATTAGGTGCCGTTCACGACGAAAGTCGCCATGCGACAATGTTGAGAAACGTGTCAGAAGCTTGTCGCGAGTGGGGATTCTTTCAGGTGGTCAATCACGGGGTCAGCCCCGAGCTAATGGATCGAGCCCAACAGGTGTGGCGAGACTTTTTCCACAAGCCCATGGAGGTGAAGCACCGCTACGCAAATTCGCCAAAGACCTACGAAGGCTACGGCAGCCGCCTAGGCGTGGAGAAAGGCGCCATCCTGGACTGGAGTGATTACTACTTTCTTCATTATCTTCCCTGCAACTTGAGAGATCTTAACAAGTGGCCTGACCTCCCAAATTCCCTCAG GGAAGTgatttctgaatattctgaACAAGTGGTGAAGCTTGGTGGGGTATTGCTAAAAATTTTATCCATAAATTTGGGACTGAAGGAAGATTTTCTACAAAAAGCATTCGGAGGAGATGATGTTGGGGCTTGTTTGAGGGTCAATTTTTACCCTAAATGTCCACAGCCGGATCTCACCCTCGGTCTGTCTTCGCATTCGGATCCCGGTGGCATTACCATACTTTTACCCGACCAGCACGTGCCAGGGTTGCAAGTACGTCGGGACGATGGCTGGATTACGGTTAAACCAGCGCCACATGCATTCATCGTGAATATTGGCGATCAAATTCAG ATACTGAGCAACGCGATTTACAAAAGCGTCGAGCATAGGGTGATTGTAAATTCACATCAAGAGCGTGTCTCACTCGCCTACTTCTACAACCCTAAGAGCGATTTGGTGATTGAACCAGTGAACGAACTAGTGACATCGGATAAGTCAGCATTGTATCCGCCCATGACTTTTGATGAATATAGACTCTACATGAGGACTAAAGGTCCTAAGGGAAAATCACAATTAGGAGAAAACTTGAGGTCTCCGAGATGA